In Paenibacillus guangzhouensis, a single window of DNA contains:
- a CDS encoding ArsR/SmtB family transcription factor: MDTMLIFKALSNETRVQILEWLKKPDANFGPQLYLPLNSDFKGGICVGSIQEKTGLAQSVVSNYLLLLKKAGLLESRRYGQWTYYRRNEETFLQLADFIKNEM; encoded by the coding sequence ATGGATACAATGTTAATATTTAAAGCATTATCTAATGAAACTCGTGTGCAAATTTTGGAGTGGTTAAAGAAACCGGATGCAAATTTTGGGCCTCAATTGTATTTGCCGCTGAATTCCGATTTTAAAGGAGGGATATGTGTAGGAAGCATACAGGAAAAAACAGGATTGGCCCAATCCGTCGTTTCCAACTATTTGCTACTGCTGAAGAAAGCCGGACTGCTCGAATCCCGGCGTTACGGACAATGGACGTATTACCGACGAAACGAAGAAACGTTTTTGCAGCTAGCCGATTTTATCAAAAATGAAATGTAA
- a CDS encoding aminoglycoside 6-adenylyltransferase — protein sequence MRNEVEMLQTIQDFARNNLNIRAVMMNGSRANPEVTRDIFQDYDIVCFVDSVQSFIDDQSWISYFGDILIMQTPDIMSNPHAVHFKRFAFLMLFKDGNRIDLTFFQTDQLDHYVHDSQTVILLDKDGLFGNVPAPSNRDYLPPPPSEIQFYNCCNEFWWVSTYVAKGLWRRQLPYAMRIHEGPVRDMLMRMITWYIGVQTNFQVETGKEGKYFEQYLETSKWDAFVRTFSDGDYERSWKALFEMGVLFRDLALSVSGCFGYDYPIHEDEHVTSYLQKIHNLPTGATDIN from the coding sequence ATGCGTAATGAAGTCGAGATGTTACAGACAATTCAGGATTTTGCCAGGAACAACCTGAATATTCGAGCAGTCATGATGAACGGCTCTCGGGCAAATCCCGAAGTGACCAGAGATATTTTTCAGGATTACGATATTGTATGTTTTGTTGATTCTGTACAGTCTTTTATTGACGATCAGAGTTGGATATCCTATTTTGGTGACATTTTGATTATGCAAACACCGGACATAATGAGCAATCCGCATGCTGTGCATTTCAAGAGGTTTGCTTTTCTCATGCTATTTAAGGATGGGAACCGAATCGATCTTACTTTTTTCCAGACTGACCAGCTTGACCATTATGTCCATGACAGCCAAACGGTAATTCTTCTTGATAAAGATGGCCTCTTCGGTAATGTACCAGCGCCCAGCAATCGTGATTATTTGCCACCCCCTCCATCTGAGATACAATTTTATAATTGCTGCAACGAGTTTTGGTGGGTAAGTACGTATGTGGCAAAGGGATTGTGGCGTCGACAGCTTCCGTATGCCATGCGAATTCATGAGGGTCCGGTACGAGATATGTTGATGCGAATGATCACGTGGTATATCGGGGTTCAAACGAATTTTCAAGTTGAGACAGGGAAAGAGGGCAAATATTTCGAGCAATACTTGGAAACGTCTAAATGGGATGCTTTTGTAAGAACTTTTTCAGACGGAGATTATGAACGAAGCTGGAAGGCTTTGTTTGAGATGGGAGTTCTATTCCGAGATTTAGCGTTATCCGTATCCGGCTGTTTCGGCTATGACTATCCGATACATGAAGACGAGCATGTGACATCCTATCTTCAAAAGATACACAACCTTCCAACTGGAGCAACAGACATCAATTAA
- a CDS encoding alpha/beta fold hydrolase, which produces MKKVISKDGTAIAFDKSGNGPAIILVCAAFQTRTMMSQLASLLSPHFTVLNYDRRGRGDSGDTAPYAVEREIEDIEALINESGGSAFVFGMSSGGVLALDAARKLAIAKLALYEPPFVVDNTRPPLPNGYLKQLKELTASGRRGDAVEYFLTKAAGVPADFVAPMRSGPFWSAMEDVAHTLVYDGTIMGDTMSGNPLPADRWPSVSIPTLVVGGGTSPEYQQNAVKALVDRLPDANCRILEGQDHNVSPDLLAPVLTDFFLLVN; this is translated from the coding sequence ATGAAAAAAGTAATTTCGAAAGACGGAACCGCCATTGCTTTTGATAAATCCGGGAATGGACCGGCGATCATCCTGGTATGCGCTGCATTTCAAACTCGTACGATGATGTCGCAGCTTGCTTCGCTTCTGTCTCCCCACTTTACCGTGTTAAACTACGATCGTAGGGGTCGAGGGGATAGCGGCGATACGGCGCCGTACGCGGTTGAGCGCGAAATCGAAGATATCGAAGCTCTCATCAACGAGTCTGGTGGATCGGCATTCGTATTCGGCATGTCTTCCGGTGGTGTCCTTGCCCTCGATGCGGCTCGCAAGCTTGCTATCGCAAAGCTGGCATTGTACGAGCCACCGTTTGTCGTCGACAATACGCGTCCTCCGCTGCCGAATGGTTACTTAAAGCAGCTCAAAGAGCTGACAGCGTCTGGCCGTAGAGGCGACGCAGTCGAGTATTTCTTGACGAAGGCAGCAGGTGTTCCTGCCGATTTCGTTGCTCCGATGCGAAGCGGGCCATTCTGGTCGGCGATGGAAGATGTAGCGCACACACTGGTCTATGATGGCACCATCATGGGTGACACCATGTCGGGCAACCCATTGCCAGCCGATCGGTGGCCTTCCGTTTCGATCCCTACGCTCGTAGTGGGTGGAGGGACAAGTCCTGAGTACCAGCAAAATGCGGTGAAAGCGCTCGTGGACAGACTCCCCGATGCGAATTGCCGCATACTGGAAGGTCAGGATCATAATGTATCTCCGGATCTCCTCGCTCCCGTTTTGACTGATTTTTTTCTCCTTGTAAATTAA
- a CDS encoding MFS transporter: MKRSGSLFFIALGIFGIINTELGVVGLLPAIIEKYGVTASQAGMLVSSFALIIALFGPWMTLLMSRWNRKRVLVGILALFAISNLASVFAPVFPLLLVFRIIPALFHPVYFSIGFVLAAVLSDKERVAQASAKVFLGVSLGMVLGIPVTSYVAEQFSLEAAFIFSAVVNVVAGLGIAFMVPTVIDDRKPTSIGSQLKVLRKPILWLNMAAACFILSAMFAVYSYFAEYMGQHLNMSGKIVSMLLVVFGASGVAGNWYAGKLLGKHLKRTTLLYPIALAMCYILLQFAGASLLWLIGIVALWGAVHTSGLIVSQIWLTSEAPEAPEFANSLFVSFSNLGVTIGTAVGGWLIAISGTGEIVLGGILFTALALICIALSSVLRAKSKVPSGMEGK, encoded by the coding sequence GTGAAGCGTAGCGGCTCTTTATTTTTTATTGCACTTGGTATATTTGGTATCATTAATACTGAACTTGGAGTAGTTGGTCTACTACCGGCTATTATAGAGAAGTATGGTGTGACGGCTTCACAAGCGGGTATGCTTGTAAGTTCTTTTGCGCTTATTATAGCCCTGTTTGGTCCATGGATGACGCTTCTAATGTCCAGATGGAACCGAAAAAGGGTACTGGTAGGAATTTTAGCTCTTTTTGCCATCTCCAATCTCGCTTCGGTTTTTGCGCCGGTCTTTCCACTTCTCCTGGTATTCCGGATCATTCCTGCACTATTTCATCCGGTTTATTTCTCAATTGGTTTCGTATTGGCAGCTGTATTGTCGGATAAAGAGCGAGTTGCGCAGGCCAGCGCGAAAGTATTTCTAGGGGTCAGTCTGGGCATGGTACTCGGTATCCCGGTGACGTCTTACGTTGCGGAGCAGTTTTCGCTTGAGGCTGCGTTTATATTCTCAGCAGTCGTGAACGTTGTCGCTGGACTGGGAATCGCCTTCATGGTCCCTACCGTAATAGACGACCGGAAGCCGACGTCAATCGGTTCGCAGCTTAAGGTATTGCGAAAGCCAATCCTGTGGCTTAATATGGCAGCAGCCTGTTTTATTCTCTCCGCGATGTTTGCCGTGTACAGCTACTTTGCTGAATATATGGGACAGCATTTAAACATGAGTGGGAAGATTGTAAGCATGTTATTGGTCGTCTTTGGCGCCAGCGGTGTGGCGGGCAACTGGTATGCGGGCAAGTTACTCGGCAAGCATCTAAAGAGAACGACGCTGCTTTATCCAATCGCCTTGGCGATGTGCTACATCCTTCTTCAATTTGCAGGTGCATCGTTACTATGGCTTATCGGCATTGTTGCACTGTGGGGAGCTGTGCATACAAGTGGGCTTATCGTCAGTCAAATCTGGCTTACTTCGGAAGCACCCGAAGCACCGGAGTTTGCAAATAGTCTGTTCGTCTCCTTTTCAAATCTTGGTGTCACAATCGGAACGGCCGTAGGAGGCTGGCTGATCGCTATCTCTGGTACAGGGGAAATCGTATTGGGCGGAATTCTATTTACTGCGCTTGCCTTGATATGTATCGCTTTAAGCTCCGTATTGCGAGCGAAGTCGAAAGTACCGTCTGGGATGGAAGGAAAATAA
- a CDS encoding DUF4179 domain-containing protein, which translates to MSRKCDTDLKAGLAQALATIPVPQSLFQFAEELPGKFDRGELELDGNPKIESQPIVSRRSKRRKIPVVFKGTAAAVILVVTFFAGVTMSPAFASLVRSVPGIDIAIDWLKHIREQDGVQTAMNHDYLPIDPVTTKLDGTIITISDIYLTEEELLFKSFIQTDAFDLTDGSSPVSIWISPLNTLAGQGSTTSSSVITAADGSGKPVLQETYKYQLFDGVVKQFLAQGTELELEVTKRTLIDEGHKLDIQQMGIMKVSIQPDKLLHNKVLEPKQALPIGDSDLKELSLEKLTIQPTTMNLILKGPEGWYYEFPRDDETAPYLKDDQGREYRYDPSGSGLLYYEGGQLQLPFSSSVYFEPNVRSLTLHIGSLRVGEFEPSEKLDLPLNGEYPRTIHFKNKEIVIEGADYVPEGYLHLKIKKDSPEQKRLKGVSFGIAQEENLTEKFDKEGTEAYDAYRKKQREDMKSFHVNGFGIAEDNSKSEHLNVYILAPKLDQYTLTLSRTGDSITVNRDYTVPLKP; encoded by the coding sequence ATGAGTAGAAAATGTGATACAGATTTGAAAGCAGGCTTAGCGCAAGCGCTGGCAACGATTCCGGTCCCTCAATCATTGTTTCAATTCGCGGAGGAATTGCCCGGCAAATTCGATCGAGGCGAACTGGAGCTGGATGGAAATCCGAAGATTGAATCGCAACCGATTGTATCTAGAAGGTCCAAGCGTCGGAAGATTCCTGTCGTCTTCAAAGGCACGGCAGCAGCGGTAATCTTAGTGGTAACGTTCTTTGCAGGTGTGACCATGTCTCCTGCTTTTGCATCGCTCGTCAGAAGTGTGCCTGGCATCGATATCGCTATCGATTGGCTGAAGCATATCCGGGAGCAAGACGGAGTTCAGACTGCGATGAACCACGACTATTTACCGATCGATCCGGTGACGACGAAGTTAGACGGCACAATCATTACGATCAGCGACATCTATCTGACGGAAGAGGAGCTGCTTTTCAAAAGCTTCATTCAGACTGACGCATTCGATTTAACCGATGGGAGCAGTCCGGTATCGATTTGGATTTCTCCCCTCAATACCTTGGCTGGTCAAGGATCGACGACCTCTTCGTCTGTCATCACGGCTGCCGATGGCAGCGGGAAACCAGTGCTTCAGGAAACGTATAAGTATCAGTTGTTCGATGGCGTTGTTAAGCAGTTTTTAGCGCAGGGCACCGAACTTGAGCTAGAGGTTACCAAAAGAACTTTAATCGATGAGGGACATAAATTAGATATTCAGCAAATGGGGATTATGAAAGTGTCGATTCAGCCTGACAAGCTGCTGCACAATAAAGTGCTAGAACCGAAGCAGGCGCTGCCTATTGGTGATTCTGATCTGAAGGAACTGAGCTTGGAAAAGTTGACGATTCAACCGACGACGATGAATCTGATTTTGAAAGGGCCTGAGGGATGGTATTACGAATTTCCGAGAGACGATGAGACTGCCCCGTATTTGAAGGACGATCAAGGCCGGGAGTATCGGTACGATCCTTCAGGCTCCGGACTCTTGTATTATGAGGGCGGACAGCTGCAATTGCCGTTCTCATCGTCCGTTTATTTCGAACCGAATGTCCGTTCATTGACCCTTCATATTGGAAGTCTCCGTGTAGGCGAATTCGAGCCAAGCGAGAAGCTGGATTTGCCTTTAAACGGCGAATATCCGCGTACGATACATTTTAAGAATAAGGAGATCGTTATCGAGGGGGCAGACTACGTGCCTGAAGGGTATCTGCATTTGAAAATCAAAAAAGACAGTCCCGAACAGAAGAGGCTGAAGGGCGTATCTTTTGGCATCGCTCAAGAGGAGAATCTTACAGAGAAATTCGATAAAGAAGGAACAGAAGCTTACGATGCTTACAGGAAAAAACAAAGAGAGGACATGAAGTCCTTCCATGTGAACGGCTTCGGCATCGCCGAGGATAACAGCAAGTCGGAACATCTGAACGTCTATATTCTAGCGCCCAAGCTAGACCAGTATACGCTCACACTGTCCCGAACCGGAGATTCGATTACGGTGAACCGGGATTATACGGTTCCGTTGAAGCCTTGA
- a CDS encoding nucleotidyltransferase domain-containing protein, translated as MNVLDEQTKSHLIVISEMNGIFISIGGRYWLRGGWAIDFLLGRVTRPHEDLDLVTWVQNRVVLEQMLMDAGFERIPVSERQTDFRKGNVDIQFLYLTTNGDGSIIPNGLPEWVWRSDALLPQAFTLNGITANVLNPRQLLEEKEVYEKIGRKLRQKDLESKRILQSIIENKQFWDSLLN; from the coding sequence ATGAACGTATTAGACGAACAAACTAAATCACACTTAATTGTGATTTCAGAGATGAATGGGATATTTATATCAATTGGAGGACGGTACTGGTTACGCGGAGGTTGGGCGATAGACTTCTTACTTGGAAGGGTTACTAGACCACATGAAGACCTAGACTTGGTAACTTGGGTTCAAAATCGGGTGGTATTGGAACAAATGCTTATGGACGCAGGCTTTGAACGGATACCTGTGAGTGAGCGGCAGACAGATTTTCGTAAAGGCAATGTAGACATTCAGTTTCTTTACTTGACCACAAATGGTGATGGAAGCATTATTCCTAATGGATTACCAGAATGGGTATGGAGGTCAGATGCATTATTACCGCAAGCTTTTACACTTAACGGAATAACAGCAAATGTATTAAATCCTCGACAATTACTTGAAGAAAAAGAAGTGTATGAAAAAATAGGAAGGAAACTCCGCCAAAAGGATTTGGAAAGTAAAAGAATACTGCAAAGCATCATTGAAAACAAACAATTTTGGGATAGCTTGTTGAACTAA
- a CDS encoding SRPBCC family protein, protein MNERSIKYSTFVIEKNYHASPERVFFVWSDPSAKARWFPKADEFDFRVSGREINRGGPPNGPIYTFDACYQGIVQDSPIAYTYTLDQGETRMSASVTTVEIKQSDNDTQLIYTEQGAFFDGHDLPKQRDHGTKIMLDKLGLELQNE, encoded by the coding sequence ATGAATGAACGATCTATAAAGTACTCTACCTTTGTTATCGAGAAAAATTATCATGCATCGCCCGAGCGGGTATTCTTCGTCTGGTCGGACCCGTCGGCCAAAGCCCGGTGGTTTCCAAAAGCCGACGAGTTCGACTTTCGGGTTAGTGGTCGAGAAATCAACCGCGGCGGCCCGCCGAACGGTCCAATTTACACATTCGACGCTTGTTACCAAGGGATCGTTCAGGACAGTCCCATCGCTTATACTTACACCTTGGACCAAGGAGAGACACGGATGTCTGCCTCCGTGACGACAGTAGAAATAAAGCAATCGGACAACGACACTCAACTCATCTACACCGAACAAGGAGCGTTCTTCGATGGTCACGATCTCCCAAAACAACGCGATCACGGCACAAAAATTATGTTAGATAAGCTGGGTCTGGAGCTGCAGAACGAATGA
- a CDS encoding MFS transporter — MKSAMHEIEMKAGIREWTGLAVLALPALLVSIDLSVMILALPHIGADLGADSAQQLWIIDIYGFMLAGFLITMGTLGDRIGRRKLLLIGGSAFVIASIMAAFSRSAEMLIAARTLLGIAGATVSPSTLALISSMFRDHKQRSLAFGIWLTCSVGGMALGPVVGGLMLDHFWWGSVFLLGVPVMLLLLITGPMLLPEYRHPESGRLDLTSVVLSLGTILPVIYGLKEIAKYGLQIVPVLSILAGVVLGTVFVSRQRRLTNPLLDLRLFASPGFNAALGGMFGITLTGATMLFIAQHLQFVQGMSPFRAGLYMLPGVIASMAGMLLSPLIARRIRPARLIGTGLLISSAGCFLLTQVGVESGLTFLILGYICFSIGSAPLPSLSSDLIIGSAPPEKAGSAASMLQTSGEFAFALGIAVLGSIGTVIYRNQVANSIPPDLPASAIEASRDSLAGATAIAGGLSEQDGKVLLTGAREAFTSGMHVVAAASGAIMLVIIVLVVTRLRHVRPIGETQSNQAGSIPEAVPGAAKESS; from the coding sequence ATGAAGAGCGCAATGCATGAAATTGAGATGAAGGCCGGCATAAGGGAATGGACGGGGCTTGCAGTTTTAGCACTGCCCGCCCTCCTTGTCTCAATCGATCTCTCCGTAATGATTCTCGCACTGCCGCATATTGGCGCCGACCTCGGCGCCGATAGCGCTCAACAGTTGTGGATAATCGACATCTACGGATTCATGCTCGCCGGGTTCTTGATCACCATGGGGACGCTGGGTGATCGGATCGGCCGCCGCAAACTGCTGTTGATCGGCGGGTCCGCATTCGTCATAGCCTCGATAATGGCTGCATTTTCCCGAAGCGCTGAGATGCTCATTGCGGCCCGCACACTGCTCGGCATAGCCGGGGCGACTGTATCGCCTTCTACTCTGGCCTTGATAAGCAGCATGTTCCGTGACCATAAGCAACGCTCTCTTGCCTTCGGCATATGGTTAACGTGCTCTGTAGGCGGCATGGCTCTCGGGCCTGTGGTTGGAGGTCTCATGCTAGATCACTTCTGGTGGGGCTCGGTGTTCCTTTTGGGCGTGCCGGTCATGTTGCTTCTACTAATAACCGGACCCATGCTGCTGCCCGAATACCGGCACCCAGAATCCGGCAGATTGGATTTGACCAGTGTCGTGTTATCGCTAGGCACCATCCTGCCAGTGATATACGGCCTCAAGGAAATCGCGAAGTACGGTCTGCAGATTGTTCCTGTGCTGTCAATACTGGCGGGTGTCGTCCTAGGCACGGTGTTTGTGTCGCGGCAGCGCAGGCTGACGAATCCCCTACTCGATTTACGCCTGTTCGCGAGTCCAGGTTTCAACGCTGCACTGGGGGGCATGTTCGGTATAACACTGACAGGCGCGACCATGCTCTTCATCGCGCAACACCTCCAATTCGTACAAGGAATGTCACCGTTTCGGGCAGGGTTATATATGCTCCCCGGGGTAATTGCCTCGATGGCCGGTATGCTTCTCTCGCCGCTTATCGCACGCCGGATCCGACCGGCCCGCCTGATCGGAACGGGACTACTGATATCGAGCGCGGGCTGTTTTCTGCTAACCCAGGTGGGTGTTGAGTCAGGTCTCACGTTTCTGATACTCGGGTATATCTGCTTCAGTATAGGTTCAGCCCCGCTCCCGAGCCTGTCCAGCGACCTTATCATCGGCTCAGCCCCGCCAGAGAAGGCAGGATCGGCGGCTTCCATGCTGCAAACCAGCGGCGAATTCGCCTTCGCTCTGGGCATCGCAGTCTTAGGCAGCATCGGCACGGTCATTTACCGCAACCAGGTGGCGAATTCTATTCCCCCCGACTTGCCAGCGTCCGCGATAGAAGCTTCCCGAGACAGCTTGGCAGGTGCTACGGCTATAGCGGGAGGCCTCTCTGAACAAGACGGCAAGGTACTGCTCACGGGGGCACGCGAAGCCTTTACGAGCGGGATGCACGTCGTTGCGGCTGCCAGCGGCGCCATTATGCTTGTTATCATCGTACTTGTCGTTACGCGGCTTCGGCACGTACGACCAATCGGAGAGACTCAGTCTAACCAAGCCGGAAGTATTCCAGAAGCAGTCCCAGGCGCTGCCAAAGAATCAAGTTAG
- a CDS encoding GNAT family N-acetyltransferase, which produces MNPILIDFPNQFTTERLLIRTPLPGDGKVVYESINSSINELKEWLSLFAQNEHSEQSIEAILREDYVKFIKREALRLLIFDKETEQFIGLSGLNKPDWEIRKFEIGYWIDTRMSGNGYMTEAVQGITNFAFTELKARRVEIRCDTLNFKSKAIPERLGFQLEGTLRCDDMSTDRSQIRNTHIYALVK; this is translated from the coding sequence ATGAATCCAATACTAATAGACTTTCCAAACCAATTTACAACTGAAAGGTTATTGATTAGAACACCTCTACCGGGTGATGGGAAGGTAGTGTATGAGAGTATAAACTCATCGATCAATGAGCTCAAGGAATGGTTGTCGCTTTTTGCACAGAACGAACATTCTGAACAGTCAATCGAGGCAATACTACGAGAAGACTATGTAAAGTTTATTAAGAGAGAAGCTCTAAGACTTCTAATATTTGATAAAGAAACTGAACAATTCATTGGTTTATCTGGATTGAATAAGCCAGATTGGGAGATACGCAAATTTGAAATCGGATACTGGATTGATACACGTATGAGCGGAAATGGGTATATGACTGAAGCAGTTCAAGGAATAACCAATTTTGCCTTTACAGAGTTGAAGGCTAGAAGAGTAGAAATTCGTTGTGATACTTTAAATTTTAAGAGTAAGGCGATTCCAGAACGATTAGGCTTTCAATTAGAAGGAACATTAAGATGTGATGATATGTCAACAGATAGGAGTCAGATAAGAAATACTCATATATACGCTCTAGTTAAATAA